The stretch of DNA GTGGGTGAGATCCTTCGTGCTCAGTCGAGACCTAAAGTTGGTGACATCGAATGCACATATATTGATGCAGCAATCATTGTATCACCTCGTaaacatctccttcccccttccatccctcaTCTGCCTTGCCCAATACTTGTCCCCAAAACTTCATCAGCCCATaccattcttcctttcccctcGGCAtgtcttctcccttcccgCCGCCTACCCCTCCACCCTGCACTACTTCAACTTCCCTATACCCACGCCTGATCCCGCTAACGGTTTTTTGTTGTACAGCAGATTGTGGTGATTGACGTGTAAAGTATAGGACCGGGGTGGAAACGTTGAGTGGGGATGCCGGGTGGGTAAGGAGAGGTGCGCAGATAGATATGATGCTCCCTAATCTTTTACCGTTGTCCTTTTCGTCGTTGGTTTTCAGAGGTGTCTTGCCGATATCAATCCCTAATTCAAGGGCTACAGTACCACCCTGACCCCAGccgaagagatggatgtcTTCCAGCCTCCAACCGAGATGGGGCGATATTAAAGTCTCCAGTAATTTGCGGAGTTTGGACAACGGGGCAGTTGGATTTTGTGAAGAGATCGGGAGGGGATTGAAATAGGGATCAAATGCTTGATACCATGAGAAAGAGGGATGGTCCATGAGAGGGATGCTGATTGAAGAACGTCAGTGATGACAGGAAACATGCAGGTCATCTGGCTTACGGATCAAGGGCTGTTAAGGAGAGAACTGCTGTTGAAGGAAGATTGAGCTGCTTGGCCAGATTGAAAAATGACGCTTTGTTATCCCCTAAAAGTCTTACGATCAACTTCGAATTATTGAGCATATATTTCTGGGAGTCACGATAATGCTCGCGAGATACTTTGCACCTACCAAGGCCATGGAACATTATTAGTAAATTTCTGTCCTTCCTATCTGGAGATGAATTGTAGGAGAAGTCCCATGGTTTAAGGAGCGATGGGCTCGGTATAGGTTTTGAAATGagggaggcggaggaggaaacGGGGCGTAAGTTGAGAGTTGACATGTTGAAGACGGACGTCGGATATGTAGTGCACTTGATTAAGCTTTTGGGATCCTCTATTTTGGAAATATAGGCGTCGATACAGGCTGATGTGGTTGGTATTGTGGTTAGAAGTGTTAAGAACGAGGACATGGATAGAGATGCAAGAGACAAGATGATGTTTTCGAGCGGTGCCTGGTTTGCCGACTTTTTGTTATCCTCTTGTTTTTCATTCATCTTTTAAGGCAATCCTCGTTAAATTCACCACACAATGCTCTTCTGCCCTTACTGCGCCAACAGTCTCACAATCGGAGATCGTGAAGATAGTACAGACAAGTGCTGGTGCGTCTACTGCTGCTGTTAAGGCTGCAAGAGCCGTGTTTGCCGCCTGGCTTCGTTATAGATCTGTACTGAAAGCTGTAGCATAGGGTCTGTCCCACTTGCCCATACCAGTTCATCATCGAACGTCAAGTATGTAATCTCCAAGGGATCATGATGGGATACGGACTTCCGGCTAACTTACATAACCAGATATCAATGAGAACGCATCTCAAGCGCAAGGAAGTGGACGACGTCTTAGGAGGCAAAGAAGCGTGGGCAAATGTGGATAAGACAGATAGTGAGTCCACAAACAAACGATATGATTTAGGACAATTTAACTACGTCTTTGGACTAACAATTTAACTAGCTGCCTGTCCTAAATGTGATCACAGACGGGCATACTTCAGGCAAATGCAGATTCGTTCGGCGGATGAGCCTATGACCACCTTCTAGTGGGTTGGCTTGAAAAGTGCCTCAGCTAGAACCTTTTGCTAATCTTTCTTGACAGTAAATGCTGCGAGTGTGGACATCAATGGCGAGAAGTGAGTCAAGCAGACTTCACAGGGCACTTACTGACGTTACATTCAGAACTAAACACCCCTGGTATCTACTTTAACGTTCTATAAACATACAACATAATGACCTTACGACATGCTATGACATCTACATACTACATATCATCATTCTTCCAGTCCAGCTTCAAGCACTTCAAGTATTCTTTTTATCCTCTGTCGCACTTTTTCGTCACTCACCCCGCTGCCTCCGTCCTCTCCTAGACCTGGGACGCCTAAATCTTTTAAACGTTGGCGCTGGCGAACGGCAAGACCGTCAATTGCCGGGAGACACTGTTGGCGGTAGAATGCGTCGAGGTTATTTGCAAGAGTCTTGTTCCATTGCTGACTCAGAGTCAGTCTCAAAATTCGGAATGATGAGGATAAGAGCCATAATAATACTCACTCTGACTTTCTCTGAGGTTATAGATTGCCTGGCAATCTTCGCGCTAGTTGCCTTCACATCAGCGAGTAGCTTTCAAGCAGTTGACGACTGTTGTACGACTCACATGTCCTTCTCTGCTTTGACTGTTCTCTCGTGATCTGCTTTGACTTTCTCACCTTTGGCCCACAGTCTCCTTTCCAAAGCATCTTGGTCTTGCTTCATCTACAGGCGTCGGGCGGCAACTTTAGTCTTCGATCTTGGCGCACAAGCTTTACCCACCTTCCTCAGTTCTGCTTTGAAGTTATGATCGTCCAACAACTCTGTAATTATAGGGAGTGCTCTCATGAAGGTCATGTCCCCGTATCCCGGCTCCCGTATTCTCTCTTTAGGCTGTGGCTTCTGCGGCTGCCATTCAGTTTCTCTTGACCCTGAATAAtgttcttccacttctcgCCCATAGTCCCGTTCATAAGCTCTCTGTCCATCTTCTTGTCGGCCAGATGGAGACCTTGATAGTCCGGCCAATCCCACAGGCCCAAATGGCTCTATCAACTCTCGCCTCCCCGGGGAGTCTATCTTCGGCTGTCGTGGCGGTGGTCGAGCATTGAGTGAAGTGAGGAGGTCCGCAAGCTGTGCGCCGGAGGGTATAGGACGCGAAGATAAATTCTGGGTGATACTGTTAGGACCAGGCCTGGATGCTGAGGTAGATGTAAACGCTTGAGACTGAGATTCGGAAGGGTCGTCTTGAGTAGATCGAAGGAgtgcaagaagagagtgaaCGCTGTCTGCGCTGTCCTAAGTAATATTTTAATCTTTATGCAGCTCTTTCCAGCCATATAGAGGTGTACATACTGGGAAGGCCATGTCTGGTGATCTAGAGGAAATTGACACTGGGATGCACGAAGGGCACGACATCAACATAGAGGGGCAAAACAAATTGCGGAGCATGGGGTCATGGATTTGTCTATCTATCGTTTGACCGGCTACTGACCTCAGTTCGATTTCCGACCATTTCGATGGTCGAtgtccatttctcgtcACTTCTCTTTCCGATTCACAgattttctttcttttctcttctcaacctAACCCGCGACCCTTAGAGCTTGTCCCAGATGacctctccttctgcctCCCCACCTGTCGCAAGCAGCAAGGTCAATCTTCAAGCctcacatcatcttctttcaggCGCGTTATCAGGTCTCTCTTCGGCTGTAGTCTTACAGCCCCTCGATCTTCTCAAGACAAGATTACAGCAAAGCCAAGAAGGTATAGGCTCCAAGAGGTGAATCCATCTGCTTCTCGCCTCTCGTGGCCAGTGTCACAACCTTAGTGTTTGAAAAATGGAGGGATTTTGCCAACATAGGTATATTTTGCTGATCACCGAGACTTGCGCGTTGAATAGGCAAAAATTAAGAGGAGTTGTCAAGCAGGTCatcaaagatgatggaatATCGGGACTATGGAGAGGTACCATTCCGACGTTAGTCAGGTGCGTGAGGATCATTCATCGACCGTCTCTTCCGTCAATCGCTGAACTTGGACTGCAGGAATGTCCCGGGAGTAGCTGTATATTTTTATTCCCTCTCAGCTATCCGAAATCGGCTCTCAGCAGTCCCATATTTCTCCATAACGGTGCCAGTGTCTGGAAATAAAATATTAACGCCATCTGGGCAAGTGAAGAGGGAGGCAGGCTCCAGATCGGCGATCGTGAAGCTTTCTTCTGGCGGAAACCTGTTGGCCGGAGCCGTGGGCAGGACATCGGTGGGCTTCGTCTTGAGCCCTATTACAGTCATCAAAGCTCGCTTTGAGGTATATCCTTAGCTTTTAATCACTCATCAGGCTATCACTAATACTGTATGTAGAGTAACCGATATTCTAATTACCACTCTATTCTCGGtgccctctcctccttgtaCCGCACCCAAGGGGTGAAAGGTTTCTATCAAGGATTCACGGCCACCGCAGTCCGTGATGCCCCGTATGCGGGACTGTACCTGGTATTCTACGAGAAATCAAAAGAGTTGGCAGGTATGTGTGGAGTTCGGGGTTTTGTTATTTGAAAAGACAATTTGACAACGTTACGCAGGGAGATTACCAGGGGTGCCTAATGCGGCCTTACATTCGTGCTCAGGTGAATTAAATTAGATTATACTTATGCGGCATATTGACAAACGTTGCAGGTATTATGGCTGCCACCCTTGCCACAATCATCACTTCACCGGCCGATGTAATCAAAGTGCGTCTCTCTCTGAGGCATAGAAAGAATTTGCTCACTCAGAATATTATAGACCAGAATGCAGGTCAATCCGGCTGAGCATCCCACATTACGGAAAGCCATTGCAAGGGTCGTTCAGGTGCGTTGTCTCGCTTACATACTGGTCATTCACCGACTCGTTATACTTTACAGGAGCGAGGACCACTGGGTTTCTTCTCGGGAACTTCCCTACGAATATCGCGCAAAGCTGCATCTGCTGCGATTGGATGGACGGTGTACGAGGGACTTTTGATTTTCCTTAGAGATCGTAAAGGGCAGCCTCAAACAGGAGCATTATAATCTGGACAAGTCAAAATAAGTTGCATGAACCTTCATTCACTACTGCTACAAAAGCTCATGAATGTCATTGAAATCATATAAAGACTATAGATACTAAACAAAAGTGTACGTAAAAAATATAAAGGCTATGTACATCCTTTGTAACGGTCACAAAAATCAAATAAGGAGGAAAATGGATAGAGACAACAAACTAAAAGGTCTGTTCTAAAGCAATCCTGCCGCCCAGCTAGCGGTTGTGCGTCTATTCACTCGACGACCATGGAAGATcattttctcctctttATTAGTTTCGCCCCGTGCAGCAGGCTGCTCAACTTCAgaccttctcctttgttGACTAGCTGCCACAGCCGTGTACACAGAGTATACGCTGCCGTCGCCTCCGCACGCCTGCGAAGCGTCTCCAGAACAGACAGTTGTACATGCATCATCGCTAGTGCTCGGCATACCATCAAGCTCATTGGAGCATCCACATGTGGTGCCGTTTGTGAGACCAGCATAAATATAGTAATTGGCGTTACACCAGATCTGGCACATGCTAGCAGTAAGATCGTCGTGACTGGTCATCTTGGCATTagaaaatgatgatgaagagccaGAATAACATCCCAAACTGACGCTGGACGTCtgaacagcagcagcagaagtgGAGGTTGAACTGCCTAGAGTGTTGGATGATGCACTTGTGCTGATATACATGGTGATAACGGAAGTGACGATTGATATTGAGGCAGAAGCGGTAGAAGAGTTCATCGAAtaaagggaagaggggtATGCCTCAGATGAAATGGGAAGCGATGTCGCAGGGGCGCTAGCAGTAAATGAACTGGAAAGGGATGAACTGGTGCTTGACGGGACTAATATCTCTCCACTGGGACCGGCCTCAGTGGAGGAAGCTGACAATATAGTCTCTGTGCTTGTACTGTAGGCGTCAGCTTGACTGGCTATAAAGGAAGCGATATTGCTGATAGAAGCAGTAGACGTTAAAGGAACAGCAGGACTGATGTCGGTGGAAGCACTGGAAGATGACACAGTTCCGGACAGCAAGCTCGTCACGGATGTGCTGCCAGACGCGCTGAATGGTGATACACTGGCAGTTGCCGAAATACTTGAGTTTCTACTAGTACTGCTAGGGGTGACATTCGTGTGTGGCATTGGAGAGGTAACAATGGCGGTAGCTGTCGCTGTATTGGAAGTCGTACGTGTAGATAAAATGGCAGTAGCGTTAATAAAGGCCGATGAGGTGGAGTTGGCGACTGCCGAAGTCGATGAGGCAAGGGTGGTACTCCATGTATCGTTCGTCGTGGCGTCGAGGTAGAAGTAGGACAATCTACCGCCTCCGCCGCACCAGGTGGTCGCTAAACCTGCTCAAATGTCAGCGCCAGCTTGGgattcatcatcatactTACCTGCACAAGCTGTTGAGCAGTAGCTGtccggaagaagggcgacTGAAAGCTTGCTCGTCCCACAATGTCCTTCATTACCATTCTCGGTACCGTACGCGGGATAACTGGCTGCAGAACAGATTTTGAATGCCATATCATTCGTCATACCACCGTTTTTAAAAGAATATGCCGACAGCTTGAGGGGGGATCCATCTGAGACGCAGCCAACGTAATTAGCAGCAAAGCCCGACGGGACTTGGGCGCCAGCACCGGTCGTGTCAAAAATAGTAAGGGCCTTGGAATATTTGGCACCGCATGTCTGAGTGGTGTTGCCCTTACAAGGGGCATCACATGTTGCGGGGGCAGCCTGCGCTCCATAGTTGGCACTGTCACCACATACGCAGATGTTGGCGTTGGTGAGACCAGCAATTGCATAACCGGCAGATCGACATGTACGTCGACAAAGGTCGGTCGTCATATAATCGCCCCAGTAGGTCAGCGGGGTTGAGGAAACAAAGTCGCCCACAGAGTAACAACCTTTGTAGCCTTCGACAGCCACGGAGTCGGATGAAGCGTTGACAGTAGACCATACAGACAGTGTTCCGCTAGCGCCGCAAATGCCCGCACCACCAGAACAAGTGGTCGAGCAGTCACTTTCCTGCACTTTATAGCCTCCGGAGGTTGCATTCAAAGCGTTAGCGCACCAACATTGCTCCGCATACTCTCTGTGGTTCAGAATATCAGGCATGATCCACTGGAAGTGAAGGAAGACTTACGTTCCAGCCAAGTCATAGCCTAAGGCCTTGCAGTTGGAGATACATAGAGGATTGGACATGGTGCTCAACGAGAATGAGTAAGAGGGAAGCATACGTGTGCTGCCATCGCGGTAGCAGCCCACATACCCTGACGAGTTGCTGGAGATCGGGAATTCACCAGAAGTAATGGATGTCTGGGATAGTTGATAAACACCAATCGCCGTAGTTGAGCCACAAGGCTGACTGGAATCCGCTGTACAAGGGGTGGCACATGCAGAAAGAGTGGTCACAAGGCTAGGTGAAGACGTACCACATTTACATTGCATGTTAGAGCCACTGCTAACTCTAACGCCAGCATAAGCGGCGCCTCTGGCATAGCACCATCGGCTGCAAATGTCAACGTCCATGTAATCACTGACGTAAGAAGCTGTATTGAGACTATAGTTGTCAGTGAAACAACCGAGGTAGCCTGCGATACCATTGGAGGCCGTTGCGCCCGTCGCGTTGTACAGATCCATGTAATTGGAACCACCGCACGTCTCATTGGCATTCCCAGAGCAGACAGTCTTGCAGTAAGAAGTAGGAGCCTTCTCGCCTCCCAGAGTGTTACCACAAAGACATTGATTCCCCGCCTCCGTAGCCGCATATGTGTAACCTTGTTGATTGCAAGCAGTTCGACACGCATGAGCAGACATGGGGTTGGCAGAGTAAAAGTATCCGGTAAGAGATCGAGAAGCTGCGGAATCGCTCCAGCATGAGAGCCAACCTGAAGGCTTGTCGTAGGTCACAACGACGTCGGACGCATTATACATAGCCAGCTGAGTGGTACCACCACACCATTCGGATGAATTGCCCTTGCAAGCGTAGTACTGGCAAGCACTGGAAGGGTATTTTTGAGTGGCTCCGGTCCAAGCGTCACCACAGCCACAGTAGCTGCCATAATAGACACTAATTGATTGTCAGTTTATAAGCATCTTGTATAGGACGGTAGAAACTAACCCAGCAAGACTATATCCAAACTCAGAGCAAGTGGTTCGACAGGCCTCAACAGTCATCGCACCGTCCACATACGAATAATTGGTGAGGCCTCGATTGGAATTATCATAACATCCAATGTAGGAGTTCATTGATGTTCCAGACATCTCAGGAGCAGCTGTCATGTCGCTCAGGTCGTACCCTTCTAGATAGCCACCAGCGCCACATGTTTCTGAAGCGTTTCCATAACAAGGCGTAGTACAGTAAAGGTCGCCGACCATTTGGGTAGTTTCAGGGTAATTGTCACCACATTGACAGTAATAACCGTTAGTCACGCTGTACATCTGTCAGATGATTTTTCACTCTTGAATAGATGAACATACCCAGCATAAAGATATCCGAGTTCCACACAAGCTGCTTTACAAGTCTCAACAGTCATTGAAGCGATGTGGTATGTGTAGTAATTGCTGAAGGCCATGTTGCTTCCAGCATCCTTGTAGCATCCGAGGTATCCAGCAGGATGAGACGCCCTAATAGTGGCAGGGGTGTCCGTGGCAGCGGCCATGGTATATAAATCCAAAGCTTGGATGCCACCGCAACTATCGGATGAGTTGCCGGTGCATGCTGTCTGACACTGGCTAGCAGGGAGTACCGTGACTGTAGAGGAAACTTTAGAGCCGCAATAGCATGTGTTACCCCCTTCCACACTGTTCGTACATTTGATGCAAGTCACAGTAATGGCCAGGGAACAAGAACGTAATTGTTAATGCGTTGTGCGTGTCGTGTAGTCGGGATTTTGAACAAGGCGCGGACGGAAACAAATATGAAACGGAAGCAGACGCGCAATGTCAGCGACACAAAATGCTGAGATAAAAACGAGCACTATATGCCACTTACGCAGCATAGGAGTAACCAAGCTCAGAACAGCCATTGATACATGTTAGAGGGGTCAAGGACGTAGACGTCCAAGAATTGTTTGTCAAGGCCAGATGACCACTTTTATCTTCGTAACAGCCCTGGTAACCAGCTAGGTGGCTGTCGGAGGCCTTGGCAGCTTGGACACCTGTGATATTGTACACTGAAGACTTGTAATAGTCACCGCATATCTCAGAAGAGTTTCCAGTACAGGATACAGTACAGTAAGAGTCGGGCATGAATGTTCCCTTGCCGTAGTAGAACTCATCACCACAGTAACAGTTCCTCCCCAACAGGGTAGCTGCCCACCTATTGCCGGCCTGAGCACAAGCTTCGATGCAGACTTCCGTTGTCATGGAAGCGGATTGAAAGCTGTAAGTTGCTTGTCCCAAGAGACCATCAGAAGCAGTAGTCGGGTCGTCATAGCAGCCTAAATATTCTGAGCCGTCATCTCGAGATGTCCCCCAGTTACTTATTGTCCCGTTCGGGGCATACCAGATGTTAAACCTGTAAGACCCCCCACAGGCTTCACTCGAATTGCCAGGACAGGCGGAAGTGCACATTCCAGGCTCAACATAAGCATTGGAACTGATGCTAGTGCCGCAAACACCTAATGAAGGGCGGTCAGTGTCGGTGGGAGATTTACAGTAACTGGCACTCACATGTCCAGTACGTCCCAACTTGTCCAGTTCCCGCAAAATTGTAACCCGACTTCAAACAGGAAGAAGTGCAGCTCTCGACTGTTATCGACTGATCGGCATATGAAGTGCCTCCAGAAAGGGAGGACACATCATGAAGACAGGCAATATTGGTCCATCCAGGCTCAGTAGGCCAGATGAAATTCTTTTGATCCTCAACATCCGCGATATACAGGCCATCAGTACCTGTGAAAGCCGAAACATCGAGCCCGGCAATAGGAGGGTCACAAGTTGGCTTGTCACCATCAGACCACAGAGGGTTGCAACCAGGGAGACGGTCGATGGGAACGAGATCAGTGTTACCAAAAGTTTCGGTAAGGACTCCTCTCTCGGGAACACAGGTagaagcagcagcatcGTCGAATTGGGCAAACAATGTTGGACAATCATCCATGGGGCTGCAGGAACGTAAGTTGGCTTCAAGAATTTATGTGACAACCGCTTACATAGACATGTTGATACCTACGCAACTGGGGTCTTTCAATGCCGCGTTCAGCACATCCAGATCCCAACCATTCACAAAGTCACCATGAATACCGTAACTTGTCGTATCACCATTTGCCCAAGCCAAGTGTCCGTTGAGCACGGTACCCGGATTGTAATAGCTGGTTCGCCAAGTGTACTCGAGCTGGATGGCTGGAAGTCGAATAGGATGAGTCCAAGGGCACCTTCCATCTCGAGCATTTTGGCTAGGATACGCCATATGGGAGCCATCGGACTTGTATAGATTGTAGCCATCCCAGCaagggggaaagaagagctcCGTCTTCATGCCATAAGGACAATCTCTGTCGAAGTTGAAATTATCAGCGGCGAGGGAATCAATGAAACCCTCATTTATGTGACAAGTAAAGGAGGCGACATCCGTGGGAGCCTTGTTGAAGGGGTCTCCCGCAAGCATTCGGAGACCCTtcgggaaagagatgacGGGTTCAGCAGTTGAACTACGACCAAGGAAGTAGTAGAATCGAATTTTGGCAGGGATAGGGACGAATTTGTTGGTGCTATTGTCGACAAAATAGAGCtctggaaagagaaaaaaagtcagGGTGACACGCCATGATCGTCGTGTCTACTTACGAGGCATCCAGTAGTTGGACTTATCCGCCTGAATACGTAGAGAAGAACATTTTGCGGCTGAATAATCGTCAAAATTGTAGTATGCGGCCATCCTTGAACCACCAATGATCTTGTGCATATGCGAAGATTGCTGGTTAGGGCTGATAATGGGGTCAAGCTCTTCATTGACCAAAGTGTAAGTGTAATCCAGATGCCAGCCGTCATCTTGGGCTTGTGAGACCAGAGACAACACCGAAACAACGACGACGTAGAATAAATGTGTCAGCATTTTTGCTCTAACTACGCTGACACTGTGAACATTATTAGCGCTCATTCGCGGCTGGCTATCAGTCTCCACTCACGGGCGGTTCAAGAACAAGGAAGGTGGCTAGTTTAGTGGCGACTGAAGTGGTCGAATCTGGGCCAGGAAGACTGCAAATAAAGCGATAGGGCGATTAAACAGTGAAATCGTCTAGATGAGCAA from Cryptococcus neoformans var. neoformans B-3501A chromosome 7, whole genome shotgun sequence encodes:
- a CDS encoding hypothetical protein (HMMPfam hit to TFIIS_C, Transcription factor S-II (TFIIS), score: 68.7, E(): 1.5e-17) → MLFCPYCANSLTIGDREDSTDKVCPTCPYQFIIERQISMRTHLKRKEVDDVLGGKEAWANVDKTDTACPKCDHRRAYFRQMQIRSADEPMTTFYKCCECGHQWREVSQADFTGHLLTLHSELNTPGIYFNVL
- a CDS encoding hypothetical protein (Match to EST gb|CF185469.1|CF185469) encodes the protein MAFPDSADSVHSLLALLRSTQDDPSESQSQAFTSTSASRPGPNSITQNLSSRPIPSGAQLADLLTSLNARPPPRQPKIDSPGRRELIEPFGPVGLAGLSRSPSGRQEDGQRAYERDYGREVEEHYSGSRETEWQPQKPQPKERIREPGYGDMTFMRALPIITELLDDHNFKAELRKMKQDQDALERRLWAKGEKVKADHERTVKAEKDIAKIARQSITSEKVRQWNKTLANNLDAFYRQQCLPAIDGLAVRQRQRLKDLGVPGLGEDGGSGVSDEKVRQRIKRILEVLEAGLEE
- a CDS encoding hypothetical protein (Match to EST gb|CF192591.1|CF192591; HMMPfam hit to Mito_carr, Mitochondrial carrier protein, score: 246.6, E(): 4.3e-71), translating into MTSPSASPPVASSKVNLQASHHLLSGALSGLSSAVVLQPLDLLKTRLQQSQEGIGSKRQKLRGVVKQVIKDDGISGLWRGTIPTLVRNVPGVAVYFYSLSAIRNRLSAVPYFSITVPVSGNKILTPSGQVKREAGSRSAIVKLSSGGNLLAGAVGRTSVGFVLSPITVIKARFESNRYSNYHSILGALSSLYRTQGVKGFYQGFTATAVRDAPYAGLYLVFYEKSKELAGRLPGVPNAALHSCSGIMAATLATIITSPADVIKTRMQVNPAEHPTLRKAIARVVQERGPLGFFSGTSLRISRKAASAAIGWTVYEGLLIFLRDRKGQPQTGAL
- a CDS encoding hypothetical protein (Match to EST gb|CF188656.1|CF188656; HMMPfam hit to WSC, WSC domain, score: 405.5, E(): 6.1e-119), which translates into the protein MLTHLFYVVVVSVLSLVSQAQDDGWHLDYTYTLVNEELDPIISPNQQSSHMHKIIGGSRMAAYYNFDDYSAAKCSSLRIQADKSNYWMPQLYFVDNSTNKFVPIPAKIRFYYFLGRSSTAEPVISFPKGLRMLAGDPFNKAPTDVASFTCHINEGFIDSLAADNFNFDRDCPYGMKTELFFPPCWDGYNLYKSDGSHMAYPSQNARDGRCPWTHPIRLPAIQLEYTWRTSYYNPGTVLNGHLAWANGDTTSYGIHGDFVNGWDLDVLNAALKDPSCVGINMSIPMDDCPTLFAQFDDAAASTCVPERGVLTETFGNTDLVPIDRLPGCNPLWSDGDKPTCDPPIAGLDVSAFTGTDGLYIADVEDQKNFIWPTEPGWTNIACLHDVSSLSGGTSYADQSITVESCTSSCLKSGYNFAGTGQVGTYWTCVCGTSISSNAYVEPGMCTSACPGNSSEACGGSYRFNIWYAPNGTISNWGTSRDDGSEYLGCYDDPTTASDGLLGQATYSFQSASMTTEVCIEACAQAGNRWAATLLGRNCYCGDEFYYGKGTFMPDSYCTVSCTGNSSEICGDYYKSSVYNITGVQAAKASDSHLAGYQGCYEDKSGHLALTNNSWTSTSLTPLTCINGCSELGYSYAAVEGGNTCYCGSKVSSTVTVLPASQCQTACTGNSSDSCGGIQALDLYTMAAATDTPATIRASHPAGYLGCYKDAGSNMAFSNYYTYHIASMTVETCKAACVELGYLYAGVTNGYYCQCGDNYPETTQMVGDLYCTTPCYGNASETCGAGGYLEGYDLSDMTAAPEMSGTSMNSYIGCYDNSNRGLTNYSYVDGAMTVEACRTTCSEFGYSLAGVYYGSYCGCGDAWTGATQKYPSSACQYYACKGNSSEWCGGTTQLAMYNASDVVVTYDKPSGWLSCWSDSAASRSLTGYFYSANPMSAHACRTACNQQGYTYAATEAGNQCLCGNTLGGEKAPTSYCKTVCSGNANETCGGSNYMDLYNATGATASNGIAGYLGCFTDNYSLNTASYVSDYMDVDICSRWCYARGAAYAGVRVSSGSNMQCKCGTSSPSLVTTLSACATPCTADSSQPCGSTTAIGVYQLSQTSITSGEFPISSNSSGYVGCYRDGSTRMLPSYSFSLSTMSNPLCISNCKALGYDLAGTEYAEQCWCANALNATSGGYKVQESDCSTTCSGGAGICGASGTLSVWSTVNASSDSVAVEGYKGCYSVGDFVSSTPLTYWGDYMTTDLCRRTCRSAGYAIAGLTNANICVCGDSANYGAQAAPATCDAPCKGNTTQTCGAKYSKALTIFDTTGAGAQVPSGFAANYVGCVSDGSPLKLSAYSFKNGGMTNDMAFKICSAASYPAYGTENGNEGHCGTSKLSVALLPDSYCSTACAGLATTWCGGGGRLSYFYLDATTNDTWSTTLASSTSAVANSTSSAFINATAILSTRTTSNTATATAIVTSPMPHTNVTPSSTSRNSSISATASVSPFSASGSTSVTSLLSGTVSSSSASTDISPAVPLTSTASISNIASFIASQADAYSTSTETILSASSTEAGPSGEILVPSSTSSSLSSSFTASAPATSLPISSEAYPSSLYSMNSSTASASISIVTSVITMYISTSASSNTLGSSTSTSAAAVQTSSVSLGCYSGSSSSFSNAKMTSHDDLTASMCQIWCNANYYIYAGLTNGTTCGCSNELDGMPSTSDDACTTVCSGDASQACGGDGSVYSVYTAVAASQQRRRSEVEQPAARGETNKEEKMIFHGRRVNRRTTASWAAGLL